The following proteins are co-located in the Mobula hypostoma chromosome 4, sMobHyp1.1, whole genome shotgun sequence genome:
- the LOC134344693 gene encoding claudin-11-like isoform X2: protein MITASILGLPAILLILMALPCMRLGAENRSSKHKRSMLGAFLLILLAICSAVATIWFPVGVHEAEYLFNFGYSLFLGWIGTGLCLFGGAVIACCTGPSPELPENRYYFASQGSSSMVNPTHAKSAHV, encoded by the exons atgatcactgcctccatcCTGGGACTGCCCGCCATTCTCCTCATACTCATGGCGTTACCGTGCATGCGTCTCGGAGCCGAAAACCGTTCTTCCAAGCACAAGCGATCCATGCTGGGTGCTTTTCTCCTCATTCTGCTGG CGATCTGTTCAGCAGTAGCCACCATTTGGTTTCCAGTGGGAGTTCACGAAGCAGAGTACCTCTTCAACTTTGGCTATTCACTCTTCCTGGGCTGGATAGGCACAGGCCTCTGCCTTTTTGGAGGAGCGGTGATTGCCTGCTGCACCGGCCCTTCACCAGAGCTCCCAGAGAACCGATACTATTTTGCTTCACAGGGGTCTTCTTCCATGGTGAACCCAACACACGCCAAGAGTGCGCACGTCTAA